Genomic segment of Bacteroides stercoris ATCC 43183:
TTTGAATCTGCGCAATCTCCTTGCGCGGGAAGCCCGGAACGATGCGGTCTACCAGAGTGGCGCATACATAGCAGTACTTTGTAAACCAGGTCTTGAACTTCTCGTAATCCGCTCCGAAGTCGTCTTTCCACAGTTCGATGTACTGGTAGATACATTCTTTCAGGTGATGTCCGTTCAGGAAAATCAATTCGCAAGGCATGATGATAAGACCTTTGCTCTTGTCGCCCTTGAACGTCTTGAAGCGACGGAACAGCAACTGGGTCAGCTTGCCCGGATAAGAAGATGCGGGGGCGTCGCTGAACTTGCAGTTCGGGTCGAACGCGATGCCGGCTTCCGTGGTGTTGGAGATAACGAAACGGATTTCGGGCTGGTCGGCAAGCGCCATGAATGCAGAGTTCTGAGAATAGGGATTCAATGCGCGGCTGATGCAGTCGATACGCGTGAGGCTGTTTACCGCTTCACCGTTCAAACGGCCCTGCAGGTTGACATGGTAAAGGCAGTCCTGGCCGTTCAGCCATTCCGCCATTCCTTTTTCGATAGGCTGAACCACTACAACACTGCCGTTGAAGTCGGTCTTTTGGTTCATGTTGTAAACAATCCAGTCTACAAATGCACGAAGGAAGTTACCTTCACCGAACTGGATGATTCGTTCGGGAGCAACGGACTTGGGAGCCGTCTGTTTGTTTAATGCTTTCATCTTGAAAATGATTTTAATTATGATTGTTGGATTATGATTGATAGTCTTTCTTACTATATGCAGGATTATTCAAACTCAAAATAGAAGTCGATGTTTTCCTTCATCAGGATGTCGATAGGCATATATTTTACGGCTGTGACCGGTTTTTTGAATACCACGTGATTGCACAGCGCTTTAATGCCGCAATAGCCTTGCAGTCCCGGCCGCTGCCCGATGAGATAGTTCACTTCACCGTTTTTCAGGTGTTCCACATTCTTCTGAAGCAGGTCGTAGCCGACCAGTGCATCCAGCTTCAGATTCTTTTTCTGCAAGTAGTCCGCCACTTGATACACGCGTGAGTTGAACACGACCCCTAAAGCGGCTTTGGGATGTCCGGAGAAGAAAGCATCCAGCACTTCCTCGTTGGCGGCGGTGTCTTCTTTGTGGAGAACGACATCGTGTATAGTCAGGTTTTTGTGCTCGGCCGCAAGATACTGCATAAAGCCTTCCAGGCGCCGTTGCATCTGCACCTCGGCGGGGCTGTTTTTCTGATTGTTCAGGAAAAGCGCCAGCTCCTGCCCTTCCCGGTAGCGGCGCATCAGTATTTTGGCGGCAATGTATCCGCTGACTTTGGAGTCCTGGCCTATATAGCATAGTGCATGAGTCTGCTCCATATTGAAGTCGATGAAGGCATAAGGTATCTTTTTAT
This window contains:
- a CDS encoding substrate-binding domain-containing protein, whose translation is MENKNYTIKDIARMAGVSAGTVDRVLHNRGDVSRASRDKVQKVLDEIDYHPNMFAIGLAAKKRYHIVCIIPYYIEHDYWHSVAAGIDRAAQELRPFNVGVDYLFYSHADKASYETACAQLQSVVADGVLIAPNFQDDTLKLTSYLEDKKIPYAFIDFNMEQTHALCYIGQDSKVSGYIAAKILMRRYREGQELALFLNNQKNSPAEVQMQRRLEGFMQYLAAEHKNLTIHDVVLHKEDTAANEEVLDAFFSGHPKAALGVVFNSRVYQVADYLQKKNLKLDALVGYDLLQKNVEHLKNGEVNYLIGQRPGLQGYCGIKALCNHVVFKKPVTAVKYMPIDILMKENIDFYFEFE